A window of Acinetobacter sp. TR3 contains these coding sequences:
- a CDS encoding protein kinase domain-containing protein — protein sequence MMNEKQKRIVKDLHGGTYELLGKIGEGGQGTVLKTDRVNLVVKITNVLPEVQLKEVRKQFQNVMRLPLRDLKIALPLSLLTLKNRAGYVMELMDGLEPLSAQIERMYTLEGQLDLIKYRDTGSFARRLLILKELAETLARLHGKGLAFGDLSPNNIFVSTSIEHHRVWLIDADNIHYAEQSHQHHFYTKGYAAPELIRNETGTNAQTDAWSFAVIALQLLTHTHPFNHGIAVEDEDLDIAEEKAARGEFPWVFDVEDDSNEIAVQGFPVFEMLNKRLFNLFQRCFGSSRLAEKLNERPTMAEWHYELHRTLSLLLMCQEEGCSSTFIVNKRMCCPFCLEPKPLTLDQYVRIRYWGYDQDPIMVEQPWFASSEQVFLSLGQEKAIYHEPHSYFDNEMLKPWFRIALTKDGLKITPETDDHVILQNVDGTKSYTLHKTQMLKNHQKGNKDLLITHSSLQMNSEKMHSFFWRFTW from the coding sequence ATGATGAATGAAAAGCAAAAAAGAATTGTAAAAGACCTCCACGGAGGTACTTATGAACTTCTAGGAAAGATTGGAGAAGGTGGCCAAGGTACTGTTTTAAAAACAGACCGAGTTAACTTAGTTGTAAAAATTACAAATGTACTGCCAGAAGTTCAATTAAAAGAAGTACGTAAGCAATTTCAAAATGTTATGCGTTTACCACTTCGAGATTTAAAAATTGCTTTGCCATTAAGTTTATTAACGTTAAAGAATCGTGCTGGTTACGTGATGGAGCTTATGGATGGCTTAGAACCACTTTCCGCACAAATAGAACGCATGTACACCTTAGAAGGGCAGCTTGATCTTATTAAGTATAGAGATACAGGTAGTTTCGCACGCCGGTTACTGATTTTAAAAGAACTTGCTGAAACCTTAGCTAGGTTGCATGGCAAAGGTTTGGCCTTTGGGGATTTATCACCTAATAATATTTTTGTATCAACTTCGATTGAGCATCATCGGGTGTGGCTAATCGATGCAGATAATATTCATTATGCGGAGCAATCTCATCAGCATCATTTCTATACCAAAGGTTATGCAGCCCCCGAACTGATTCGCAATGAAACGGGAACAAATGCACAAACAGATGCATGGTCATTTGCTGTCATCGCACTTCAGTTATTAACACATACTCATCCATTCAATCATGGAATTGCTGTTGAGGATGAAGATCTAGATATTGCTGAGGAAAAAGCTGCAAGGGGAGAATTTCCTTGGGTTTTTGATGTTGAAGATGATTCAAATGAAATAGCAGTACAAGGTTTTCCAGTGTTTGAAATGTTAAATAAGCGCTTATTTAATCTGTTTCAGCGTTGCTTTGGATCAAGCCGTTTAGCAGAAAAGTTAAATGAACGTCCTACGATGGCAGAGTGGCATTACGAGTTACATAGAACACTATCCTTACTTTTAATGTGTCAGGAAGAAGGCTGCAGTAGTACTTTTATTGTGAATAAAAGGATGTGCTGTCCTTTTTGTCTAGAACCCAAACCGCTAACTTTAGATCAATATGTTCGTATTAGATACTGGGGCTATGATCAAGATCCAATAATGGTTGAACAACCTTGGTTCGCAAGTTCTGAACAAGTGTTTTTAAGTTTAGGGCAAGAGAAGGCAATTTATCATGAGCCTCATAGCTATTTTGACAATGAAATGCTTAAACCTTGGTTTAGGATTGCCTTAACGAAAGATGGATTAAAAATTACGCCTGAAACAGATGATCATGTCATCTTGCAAAATGTTGATGGAACAAAATCTTATACTTTACATAAGACACAGATGTTAAAAAATCATCAAAAAGGCAATAAAGATCTTCTGATCACGCATTCTTCTTTACAAATGAATAGTGAAAAAATGCATTCTTTCTTTTGGCGTTTTACTTGGTAG
- a CDS encoding DEAD/DEAH box helicase, whose translation MKLHEFKLAQLQVIQAECLEKIDISENHQIYLFLEDEQCYLEFENNIYPIELISTNSITASSAKELIKQNGLWFLTQKQNTTLFLSGFIPDADTFLDLDIAVDEAITHVLADDGKIAQTDIPLAIDWLTEEFLVGLDDSKFMAFSAFYSNQSERQILLIGQNHQLEINEIKGYWQVDKISKKRPRGNYRLVLLQGELRFKDRSIAKKMDNFAHEIALKEHTAQHGDYIEVWKQYSNAQWEDAVHRANQINYLKYCAYESAHKTGYWYIYVEDREKLLDFEKKWNSLDRKKDEQVQLSLNIADWLDNQLDVKETGLNIEKKSWRAEIIQIEPQNKRILLKFAEKRDRRPPLDQDTKQGFLCLSIFAVNIQRKRQQEALNLIISRRNPMPSLHALLQGIEVEAPTRSLRKEKWKSSKTKALFKGGRPTIKQQEAIELGLNSSDLTIIIGPPGTGKTQVITALQQRISELSHESIQRSILLTSYQHDAVDNVVDRSNVMGIAGLRVGGKIRNDDDEPTGVNTIEKWATPIQKELNQLIQNNDFISLYRNLEEHLLKLRFGSIEQKQKSIFEIQNILDQLADKYKIYLSHDLKQWWEKFKQPKQSLSIATKMMELYPLIYSLRTKISSFIDDGIQRCRLVLASLQILQQQNENQTILLAEEQKVLEHFIRLDLNSNEEIDFTALSVLKNKLIDRCLPDFRPKHLQRLLDEDICLKLDSILNDINDKAKKSKTLAHLMILDKYRYRLMTSTGDIKETIAHYTAVLAATCQQAAGNAMQDLKAIDKSIVFENVIVDEAARATPLDLMIPMAMAKRRLILVGDHRQLPHMLDDKIEKELSKQEDWKTVQSEMLEQSLFQRLVENMQSLEEEKQQPKRVIMLDTQFRMHPILGDFISKNFYENHKLPPIKSGRPETDFVHAISGYEDLVCGFKCIQDQKQQRLGTSWHRPSEAEWIAQEAKRILDEKPELSVGVISFYSGQIQSIFKAMENPRVGLTVGNKIAENYRIISTGKNIGDERLRIGTVDAFQGKEFDVVFVSLVRTLPKDFNVDGLNDREKDETMTRAYGFLRVDNRLNVALSRQRSLLIVTGDKELIAHSATQEAVPALPAFLKLCGGQHGKIF comes from the coding sequence ATGAAATTACATGAGTTTAAACTTGCTCAGCTACAAGTGATTCAAGCTGAGTGTCTAGAAAAAATAGACATTTCTGAAAATCATCAAATTTACTTATTTTTAGAAGATGAACAATGCTATTTAGAGTTTGAAAACAATATCTACCCTATAGAATTGATCTCAACCAATTCTATTACAGCCTCATCAGCAAAAGAATTAATTAAACAAAATGGTTTGTGGTTTTTGACCCAGAAACAAAATACAACGCTATTTTTATCAGGTTTCATACCAGATGCAGATACTTTTTTGGATCTAGATATTGCCGTTGATGAAGCGATTACACATGTACTAGCAGATGATGGAAAAATTGCTCAGACTGATATTCCACTTGCAATAGATTGGTTAACAGAAGAGTTTTTGGTTGGTCTTGATGATTCCAAATTTATGGCATTCTCGGCTTTTTATAGCAATCAGAGTGAACGTCAAATTCTATTGATTGGCCAGAATCATCAATTAGAAATTAATGAAATCAAGGGTTACTGGCAAGTAGATAAAATTAGTAAAAAACGACCTAGAGGCAATTACCGTTTAGTTTTATTACAAGGTGAATTACGATTCAAAGATCGTTCAATTGCAAAAAAAATGGACAATTTTGCCCATGAAATTGCATTAAAAGAACATACAGCTCAACATGGTGACTATATTGAAGTATGGAAGCAATATAGTAATGCACAATGGGAAGATGCTGTACATCGTGCAAATCAAATTAATTACTTGAAATATTGTGCTTATGAATCAGCCCATAAAACGGGTTATTGGTATATTTATGTTGAAGATAGAGAAAAATTATTAGATTTTGAAAAAAAATGGAATAGTTTAGATCGAAAAAAAGATGAGCAAGTACAATTAAGTTTGAATATTGCTGATTGGTTAGATAATCAATTGGATGTCAAAGAGACAGGCTTAAACATTGAAAAAAAATCTTGGCGCGCAGAAATTATTCAGATTGAACCACAAAACAAACGCATTTTATTAAAATTTGCAGAAAAAAGAGATCGACGCCCACCGTTAGATCAGGATACCAAGCAAGGCTTTTTATGCTTATCTATATTTGCGGTAAATATTCAACGTAAGCGACAGCAAGAAGCGCTGAATTTAATTATCAGTCGTCGTAATCCTATGCCAAGCTTACACGCTCTCTTACAAGGCATAGAAGTTGAAGCACCTACTAGATCATTACGAAAAGAGAAATGGAAAAGCTCTAAAACCAAAGCACTTTTCAAAGGTGGACGTCCGACGATTAAACAACAAGAAGCCATAGAGCTGGGGTTAAATAGCTCTGACTTGACAATTATCATTGGTCCACCTGGTACTGGTAAAACCCAAGTCATCACTGCATTACAGCAACGTATTAGTGAGTTATCTCATGAATCGATTCAACGTAGTATTTTACTCACAAGTTATCAGCATGATGCCGTTGATAATGTAGTAGACCGTAGTAATGTGATGGGGATTGCAGGTTTACGAGTGGGTGGGAAAATCAGAAATGATGATGATGAGCCTACTGGTGTTAATACAATTGAAAAATGGGCTACACCAATTCAGAAAGAGCTTAATCAGTTAATTCAGAACAATGATTTTATAAGTTTATACCGTAATTTAGAAGAGCATTTACTTAAATTGCGTTTTGGTTCTATAGAGCAAAAACAAAAAAGTATCTTTGAAATACAAAATATTCTAGATCAACTTGCTGATAAATATAAAATTTATCTATCTCATGATTTAAAGCAATGGTGGGAAAAGTTTAAACAACCAAAACAATCATTGTCTATTGCAACAAAAATGATGGAGCTTTATCCACTCATTTATTCGTTAAGAACAAAAATCTCAAGTTTTATCGATGATGGAATCCAGCGTTGCCGTTTAGTATTGGCATCTCTACAAATTTTGCAACAGCAAAATGAAAATCAAACAATATTATTGGCTGAGGAACAAAAAGTTTTAGAGCATTTTATCCGTTTAGATTTAAATAGTAATGAAGAAATTGATTTTACAGCATTAAGCGTATTAAAAAATAAACTAATAGATCGGTGTTTACCTGATTTTAGGCCAAAGCATTTACAGCGTTTATTGGATGAGGATATCTGTCTAAAATTAGACAGTATACTCAACGACATTAATGATAAAGCCAAAAAATCTAAGACATTGGCACATTTAATGATTTTAGATAAATACCGTTATCGCTTAATGACGTCCACAGGTGATATTAAGGAAACGATAGCTCATTATACCGCTGTTCTTGCAGCAACTTGTCAGCAAGCTGCTGGTAATGCGATGCAAGATTTAAAAGCGATTGATAAGAGCATTGTTTTTGAAAATGTGATTGTCGATGAGGCGGCAAGAGCAACGCCTTTAGACTTAATGATTCCGATGGCAATGGCTAAACGACGTTTAATTTTAGTAGGGGACCATCGCCAATTACCACATATGTTGGATGATAAAATTGAAAAAGAATTATCAAAACAAGAGGATTGGAAAACGGTACAAAGTGAAATGCTAGAGCAGAGCTTGTTTCAGCGCTTAGTTGAAAATATGCAAAGTTTAGAAGAAGAAAAACAACAGCCTAAGCGGGTGATCATGCTAGATACCCAATTCCGTATGCATCCTATTCTAGGCGATTTTATTAGTAAAAACTTTTACGAAAATCATAAATTACCGCCGATTAAGTCTGGCAGACCAGAGACAGATTTTGTTCATGCAATTAGTGGCTATGAAGATCTCGTTTGTGGCTTCAAATGCATTCAGGATCAAAAGCAACAACGCCTAGGCACTAGTTGGCATCGTCCGAGTGAAGCAGAATGGATCGCTCAAGAAGCAAAAAGAATTTTGGATGAAAAACCTGAATTAAGTGTCGGTGTAATTAGTTTTTATAGTGGGCAAATTCAGTCTATCTTTAAAGCGATGGAGAATCCTAGAGTTGGATTAACTGTTGGTAATAAAATAGCAGAAAACTATCGAATCATTTCGACTGGTAAAAATATTGGAGACGAACGCTTACGGATTGGAACGGTAGATGCCTTCCAAGGTAAAGAGTTTGATGTTGTTTTTGTTTCATTGGTGCGTACTTTACCAAAAGATTTTAATGTCGATGGTTTAAATGATCGAGAGAAAGATGAAACAATGACACGTGCATACGGATTTTTACGCGTAGATAACCGTTTAAACGTTGCACTCAGTCGTCAACGTTCGTTATTGATTGTTACAGGGGATAAGGAACTCATTGCACATTCTGCAACTCAGGAAGCAGTGCCTGCATTACCTGCATTTTTAAAATTATGTGGAGGTCAGCATGGCAAAATTTTCTAA
- a CDS encoding AAA family ATPase: MAKASKKANRFQNNGIPSSQVETKEKVTISPLFQQITGVIVDKEKEDLLLRDEVLRQEVNNALQKLESALEESRLIKIDYEEKVKLLADEDERLMTQENRLQKQEQELKILEQDINLKKAELIEENKKVALDKSNLKSDQLKLQQQLVELAEVKANAELGFAIEKQKALEEKREELDRLQAEALDKLSVNAQRLAEKEKMLLEREENLRIKEAEALAGFVNQRREIIEQQQSEIETLKNEWLQEKEQQKKELGQVQHQLVVKQVEIEQAQQKLQNDQDQFDATIEALRNSIQREFSVQITKLKSSHESLEHSHNQALAEIDALTAKLQQYADLERQLEGLGVLEIQEELSHLREKNRELRIKLSERSEEGLEEENERLEELCDDLESQVFDLRQKNNELESELNNSRLSVMAKHHLQQEKRVLEEHKRVLDTSINQLRTQIDDLVEKQQGELPFKSLSEMDQIFRSEARGLQVVPELQRFVSIMQSNIAKQKFYYSLKDIRLFIAGLAMSKLHLLQGISGTGKTSLARAFAKAINNAIGEDQEKLYCEIVRVQAGWRDREDLLGHFNAFEKRFYTKEALQALYRAQQPKFKDTLQIILLDEMNLSQPEQYFADFLSLMETPDRAEINLLDSANEKAPELFVNKRAIKIPQNVWFIGTANHDETTKEFADKTYDRAHVMEVKRSEEEIDITNANTEQYSFTSLMQSFEQAQNKHKAVVKNIFVQLQNSLLEEALKAVSVSWGNRLERQAYSFIPVYIEMGGSISEALDHLFATKLFRKGKVTGRYDTRAEKIEDIISCLQDVWSDLGFTGEQPVMSLELLNQDVERLKGNL; the protein is encoded by the coding sequence ATGGCAAAAGCATCAAAAAAAGCGAATCGTTTTCAAAATAACGGCATACCATCGAGTCAAGTTGAGACGAAAGAAAAAGTTACTATTTCGCCTTTATTTCAGCAAATCACAGGTGTGATTGTTGATAAAGAAAAAGAGGATCTCTTGTTACGTGATGAAGTATTACGTCAGGAAGTGAATAATGCATTGCAAAAATTAGAATCCGCTTTAGAAGAATCACGCCTAATAAAAATCGATTATGAGGAAAAAGTAAAACTGCTTGCAGATGAAGATGAACGATTAATGACACAAGAAAATCGTTTACAAAAGCAAGAACAAGAACTCAAAATTTTAGAGCAAGATATCAATCTTAAAAAAGCTGAATTGATAGAAGAAAATAAAAAAGTTGCTTTAGATAAATCAAATCTAAAATCTGATCAATTGAAATTACAACAACAATTAGTTGAGTTAGCTGAGGTTAAAGCTAATGCTGAGTTAGGTTTTGCGATTGAAAAACAAAAAGCGTTAGAAGAGAAGCGTGAGGAATTAGATCGACTTCAAGCTGAAGCATTAGATAAATTATCGGTCAATGCACAGCGCTTAGCAGAAAAAGAAAAAATGTTACTTGAACGCGAAGAAAATCTTCGTATAAAAGAAGCTGAAGCACTTGCTGGTTTTGTGAATCAGAGACGAGAAATAATTGAACAACAACAAAGTGAAATTGAAACCTTAAAAAATGAATGGCTTCAAGAGAAAGAACAACAAAAAAAAGAATTAGGGCAAGTACAGCATCAGCTGGTTGTTAAACAAGTTGAAATTGAACAAGCGCAACAGAAACTGCAAAATGATCAAGATCAGTTTGATGCGACTATTGAAGCTTTAAGAAATAGTATCCAGCGCGAATTTAGTGTGCAGATCACCAAATTAAAATCATCTCATGAAAGTTTGGAACATAGTCATAATCAAGCTCTAGCAGAAATTGATGCCTTAACCGCAAAATTACAACAATATGCAGACTTAGAAAGACAACTTGAAGGATTAGGTGTACTTGAAATTCAAGAAGAATTGAGTCATTTACGTGAAAAAAACCGTGAATTAAGAATCAAATTAAGCGAACGATCAGAAGAAGGCTTGGAAGAAGAAAACGAGCGCCTTGAAGAATTGTGTGATGATCTAGAATCACAAGTTTTTGATTTGCGTCAAAAAAACAATGAATTGGAAAGTGAACTAAATAATTCACGTCTGAGTGTAATGGCCAAACATCATTTACAACAAGAAAAACGAGTTCTAGAAGAGCACAAGCGAGTTTTAGACACGAGTATTAATCAGTTGCGCACACAGATTGATGATTTAGTAGAGAAACAGCAAGGCGAATTACCCTTTAAAAGCCTTAGTGAAATGGATCAGATCTTTAGAAGTGAAGCGAGAGGTTTACAAGTTGTACCTGAGCTTCAACGATTTGTCTCTATCATGCAGTCAAATATTGCTAAACAAAAGTTTTACTACAGTCTAAAAGACATTCGTTTATTTATTGCTGGTTTAGCAATGAGTAAGCTTCATCTGCTACAAGGTATTTCGGGTACAGGTAAAACCAGTTTGGCGCGAGCTTTTGCAAAGGCAATTAACAACGCAATAGGTGAAGATCAGGAAAAATTATACTGTGAGATTGTCCGAGTACAGGCAGGATGGCGTGACCGTGAAGATTTATTAGGTCACTTTAATGCATTTGAAAAACGTTTTTATACAAAAGAAGCTTTACAAGCATTGTACCGTGCTCAACAGCCCAAGTTTAAAGATACTTTACAGATCATTCTGTTAGATGAAATGAATTTATCTCAGCCTGAACAATATTTTGCAGATTTCTTATCGTTAATGGAAACACCAGATCGTGCGGAAATTAATTTATTAGATAGTGCGAATGAAAAAGCACCAGAACTATTTGTCAATAAACGCGCCATTAAAATTCCACAAAATGTCTGGTTTATTGGTACAGCCAATCATGATGAAACGACAAAAGAGTTTGCAGACAAAACCTACGATCGTGCTCATGTCATGGAAGTTAAACGTAGTGAAGAAGAAATTGATATTACAAATGCCAATACTGAACAGTACTCGTTTACATCATTGATGCAGAGCTTTGAACAGGCCCAAAACAAGCATAAAGCTGTGGTGAAAAACATCTTTGTACAATTGCAAAATAGTTTGCTTGAAGAAGCTTTAAAAGCGGTCAGTGTAAGTTGGGGGAATCGTTTAGAACGTCAAGCATATAGCTTTATTCCTGTATATATCGAGATGGGTGGCTCAATATCAGAAGCACTTGATCATCTCTTTGCGACTAAACTGTTCCGCAAAGGTAAGGTTACAGGTCGATATGATACTCGAGCGGAGAAAATTGAAGACATTATTTCGTGTTTACAAGACGTTTGGTCTGATCTAGGTTTTACTGGTGAACAGCCTGTGATGAGCTTAGAGTTACTGAATCAAGATGTTGAGCGTTTAAAAGGTAATCTATGA